From a region of the Agrobacterium tumefaciens genome:
- a CDS encoding HNH endonuclease has translation MSRRQNIREKIMSRVKIDPETGCWTWTGPTSGTTGRGHGYPRMSLGGQTVAVHIAMWTNEHGYIPGKKELDHKCRNRLCVNPDSDHLEMVTRKRNALRREEARRMRCEEVRSGSSQQGGEQ, from the coding sequence ATGAGCCGCCGCCAGAACATCCGCGAAAAGATCATGAGTCGCGTCAAGATTGACCCGGAAACAGGATGTTGGACTTGGACCGGCCCCACGTCCGGCACCACTGGACGAGGCCACGGATACCCCCGCATGTCTCTCGGTGGGCAGACCGTCGCAGTTCACATTGCGATGTGGACGAACGAGCACGGCTATATTCCCGGTAAGAAGGAACTCGACCACAAGTGCCGGAACCGCCTCTGCGTCAATCCGGACTCAGACCACCTCGAAATGGTAACGCGCAAGCGCAACGCGCTGCGCCGTGAAGAGGCTCGACGCATGCGTTGCGAGGAGGTCCGATCAGGTAGCTCGCAACAGGGAGGCGAGCAATGA
- a CDS encoding DNA adenine methylase, which translates to MTPTRPAMRWHGGKWLLAPWIISHFPEHRTYVEPFGGAASVLLRKPRSHAEVYNDLDNEAVNLFQVLRSSRADELVEAIRMTPFARAEFALAYESCEDPVERARRLVTRSFLGFGGDAVKNRTTGFRNDSNRSGGPPAKDWANYSDCLPALIERLRGIVIESRPADYVLGKFDGAETLFYVDPPYVHSSRDLGGNGKLPRHTYEFEMSDDDHIRLLEQLRALSGMVVLSGYASKLYDDALSDWKRVTRSALADGARERTEVIWVNPAGRDRLDAMQVPLFLTGVA; encoded by the coding sequence ATGACGCCAACTCGACCAGCTATGCGTTGGCATGGAGGGAAATGGCTCCTCGCGCCATGGATCATAAGCCACTTTCCTGAGCACCGCACATATGTCGAGCCGTTCGGAGGGGCTGCATCAGTCCTTTTACGGAAGCCGAGATCCCATGCCGAAGTCTATAACGACCTCGACAATGAAGCTGTGAATCTCTTTCAGGTTCTCAGATCTTCGCGGGCCGATGAGCTCGTCGAGGCAATTCGCATGACACCCTTCGCCAGGGCGGAATTCGCTTTGGCATATGAGTCCTGCGAAGATCCGGTAGAGCGCGCGCGCAGACTTGTTACACGGTCCTTTCTTGGCTTTGGCGGTGATGCCGTCAAAAACCGTACGACAGGTTTTAGGAACGACAGCAACCGTAGTGGAGGCCCTCCAGCTAAAGATTGGGCCAACTATAGTGATTGCCTTCCTGCACTCATCGAGCGACTGCGTGGAATTGTAATAGAGAGCCGACCCGCTGATTACGTCCTTGGCAAATTCGACGGCGCAGAAACGCTTTTCTATGTCGATCCGCCCTACGTGCACAGCAGTCGAGATCTCGGCGGAAACGGCAAGCTTCCAAGGCATACCTATGAATTTGAGATGTCGGACGATGATCACATCCGTCTCCTTGAGCAACTACGAGCGCTTAGCGGCATGGTTGTCCTGTCCGGCTATGCATCGAAGCTCTATGACGATGCGCTATCCGACTGGAAGCGCGTGACCCGTTCTGCCCTGGCGGATGGCGCGCGCGAACGCACGGAAGTGATTTGGGTTAACCCGGCCGGCAGAGATCGTCTCGATGCGATGCAGGTTCCGCTATTCCTTACGGGGGTAGCATGA